From Nilaparvata lugens isolate BPH chromosome 7, ASM1435652v1, whole genome shotgun sequence, one genomic window encodes:
- the LOC111054393 gene encoding serpin B10 isoform X1, whose protein sequence is MAGMFQVEKLLSIIIFVAGLLEASKDNTDDGVRLVSHFTNNMVPKMLQALTPGRENLVLAPFSAACSLALMMEAVPGQAAQEAASALSSNIADLPKLRSGFATLLAEFQSTLEDDELAGTYMKANLLSTQPLPKTFKDILTNYYHANLTENTNTNTSTGQVLELLSDSGVMSHWKDYHKLAVYTYLSHQPASPFQASRGRSIEVPMIPQVGVLRAGEFPRLNAHGVELLMEADHASLLLMMPDSVDGLDELLVKLPKEKLNQLIKSLPFKETEVALPQLAIVTSDLDLVPFFRQLGVKAAFSGDRKRTHVTTIKQNAYFSTSFVAVNSVGSVGSVLEFKAKSSRIKRSTSNPQTQIMTFDRPFLFFLIHRNSGTILLAGAVQNPTQVPH, encoded by the exons ATGGCTGGAATGTTTCAAGTTG AGAaactattatcaataataatatttgttgctgGCCTATTGGAAGCATCCAAAGATAACACTGATGATGGAGTTAGACTAGTCTCCCACTTCACCAACAATATGGTTCCGAAGATGCTGCAG GCGTTAACTCCAGGAAGAGAGAATCTTGTGCTTGCTCCATTTTCGGCAGCTTGCAGTTTGGCTTTGATGATGGAAGCCGTTCCAGGCCAGGCTGCCCAGGAAGCAGCATCTGCTTTGTCATCAAATATTGCCGATCTACCAAAACTCAGATCAGGATTCGCCACTTTACTGGCTGAATTTCAA AGCACACTTGAGGATGATGAATTGGCCGGAACTTATATGAAAGCAAATCTACTATCTACACAACCTCTTCCTAAAACATTCAAAGACATTCTTACAAACTATTATCATGCAAATTTAACAGAGAACACCAATACTAATACATCAACAG gTCAAGTGTTGGAACTACTGAGCGATTCAGGTGTGATGAGTCATTGGAAGGATTACCATAAATTGGCAGTGTACACTTACTTATCGCACCAGCCGGCCTCTCCCTTCCAAGCATCGAGGGGTCGCTCCATCGAAGTGCCCATGATTCCTCAGGTGGGCGTGTTGCGAGCTGGAGAGTTCCCCCGTCTCAATGCGCACGGCGTTGAACTGTTAATGGAG GCCGATCATGCGAGTCTGCTTCTGATGATGCCTGACTCAGTGGACGGTCTGGATGAGCTGCTGGTGAAGCTGCCCAAAGAGAAGCTGAATCAGCTGATCAAGTCGCTGCCGTTCAAAGAGACAGAGGTGGCTCTGCCCCAGCTGGCCATTGTCACCAGTGACCTTGACCTAGTTCCGTTCTTCCGCCAGCTGGGTGTCAAGGCCGCCTTTTCGGGAGATCGCAAGAGGACTCACGTCACAACCATCAAACAGAACGCCTACTTCTCCACGTCTTTCGTCGCTGTCAACTCTGTTGGATCTGTCGGCAGTGTTCTAG AATTCAAAGCGAAATCGTCGAGAATCAAGCGGAGTACTTCTAATCCACAGACACAGATCATGACATTTGACAGGCCTTTTCTATTCTTCCTGATACATCGCAACTCGGGCACCATTCTATTGGCTGGTGCTGTGCAGAATCCAACTCAAGTGCCTCACTAA
- the LOC111054393 gene encoding serpin B10 isoform X2 yields MKANLLSTQPLPKTFKDILTNYYHANLTENTNTNTSTGQVLELLSDSGVMSHWKDYHKLAVYTYLSHQPASPFQASRGRSIEVPMIPQVGVLRAGEFPRLNAHGVELLMEADHASLLLMMPDSVDGLDELLVKLPKEKLNQLIKSLPFKETEVALPQLAIVTSDLDLVPFFRQLGVKAAFSGDRKRTHVTTIKQNAYFSTSFVAVNSVGSVGSVLEFKAKSSRIKRSTSNPQTQIMTFDRPFLFFLIHRNSGTILLAGAVQNPTQVPH; encoded by the exons ATGAAAGCAAATCTACTATCTACACAACCTCTTCCTAAAACATTCAAAGACATTCTTACAAACTATTATCATGCAAATTTAACAGAGAACACCAATACTAATACATCAACAG gTCAAGTGTTGGAACTACTGAGCGATTCAGGTGTGATGAGTCATTGGAAGGATTACCATAAATTGGCAGTGTACACTTACTTATCGCACCAGCCGGCCTCTCCCTTCCAAGCATCGAGGGGTCGCTCCATCGAAGTGCCCATGATTCCTCAGGTGGGCGTGTTGCGAGCTGGAGAGTTCCCCCGTCTCAATGCGCACGGCGTTGAACTGTTAATGGAG GCCGATCATGCGAGTCTGCTTCTGATGATGCCTGACTCAGTGGACGGTCTGGATGAGCTGCTGGTGAAGCTGCCCAAAGAGAAGCTGAATCAGCTGATCAAGTCGCTGCCGTTCAAAGAGACAGAGGTGGCTCTGCCCCAGCTGGCCATTGTCACCAGTGACCTTGACCTAGTTCCGTTCTTCCGCCAGCTGGGTGTCAAGGCCGCCTTTTCGGGAGATCGCAAGAGGACTCACGTCACAACCATCAAACAGAACGCCTACTTCTCCACGTCTTTCGTCGCTGTCAACTCTGTTGGATCTGTCGGCAGTGTTCTAG AATTCAAAGCGAAATCGTCGAGAATCAAGCGGAGTACTTCTAATCCACAGACACAGATCATGACATTTGACAGGCCTTTTCTATTCTTCCTGATACATCGCAACTCGGGCACCATTCTATTGGCTGGTGCTGTGCAGAATCCAACTCAAGTGCCTCACTAA